A stretch of the Myxococcaceae bacterium JPH2 genome encodes the following:
- a CDS encoding DUF4350 domain-containing protein, giving the protein MSSRAFWVLGLLVVLALALGLAAGSAPAADSPVPSVENPGPVGLRALWLYLREGGQPVAAHESSLEALPIGTRTVVLAAPQARVVSESEVESLSRFVEAGGTLLYLVPRDTTASQPALDAWLALETGPLLGANHQGMPSEWTDPGGTTADVWLSGGLARGLTRLRVSRDRSVRVRHADALPLAGVGNSAVLWRWPLGRGEVYVLAGADLAESRRLELLDNRRWWDAVAARGPLVFDEFHHRAQAPPPISRGIWVFLAQGLAAGLLYVVSRGTRLGAPRPLLTRKHRSMKEYVASLGWLMRRSRVEAELLPELDLALRQQLQERLGIALTLPDAEAARLLEQTCGIPATEFLDAKADLTRALAHAPVRPSDYARVARRYAKLERAVAGRE; this is encoded by the coding sequence GTGAGCAGTCGAGCATTCTGGGTCCTCGGCCTCCTGGTGGTGCTCGCCCTGGCCCTGGGGTTGGCCGCGGGGAGTGCTCCCGCGGCGGACTCCCCTGTCCCCTCCGTGGAGAATCCGGGCCCCGTCGGATTGCGCGCGCTGTGGCTCTATCTGCGCGAGGGTGGCCAGCCCGTCGCGGCACACGAGTCCTCTCTGGAGGCCCTGCCTATCGGGACGCGCACCGTGGTGCTCGCGGCACCGCAGGCCCGCGTCGTGTCCGAGTCCGAAGTGGAGTCCCTGTCGCGCTTCGTCGAAGCGGGCGGCACCCTGCTCTATCTGGTCCCGAGAGACACGACCGCGAGCCAGCCGGCCTTGGATGCATGGCTCGCCCTGGAGACCGGTCCGCTGCTGGGCGCGAACCACCAAGGCATGCCCTCCGAATGGACGGATCCAGGCGGCACCACCGCGGACGTGTGGCTCTCCGGAGGACTCGCGCGAGGGCTCACCCGCTTGCGCGTCTCGAGGGATCGCTCCGTGCGCGTGCGGCACGCGGACGCCTTGCCGCTCGCGGGCGTCGGCAATAGCGCGGTCCTGTGGCGCTGGCCGTTGGGCCGAGGCGAGGTCTACGTGCTCGCCGGCGCGGACCTCGCGGAGAGCCGCCGCCTGGAGCTGCTCGACAATCGCCGCTGGTGGGACGCCGTGGCCGCGCGCGGGCCGCTCGTGTTCGACGAGTTCCATCACCGAGCGCAAGCGCCTCCCCCCATCTCACGGGGCATCTGGGTGTTCCTCGCGCAGGGACTCGCGGCAGGACTCCTCTACGTCGTCTCGCGAGGCACGCGCCTGGGCGCGCCCCGTCCCCTGCTCACGCGCAAGCACCGCTCCATGAAGGAATACGTCGCGAGCCTGGGCTGGCTCATGCGCCGCTCACGCGTGGAAGCAGAGCTGCTGCCCGAGCTGGACCTCGCCCTGCGGCAGCAGCTCCAGGAGCGCCTCGGCATCGCGCTCACGCTTCCGGACGCGGAAGCCGCACGGCTCCTCGAACAGACCTGCGGCATCCCCGCGACCGAGTTCCTCGACGCGAAAGCAGACCTCACGCGCGCGCTCGCCCACGCCCCCGTGCGCCCGAGCGACTACGCGCGCGTGGCCCGGCGCTACGCGAAGCTGGAGCGAGCCGTGGCAGGCCGCGAGTAG
- a CDS encoding DUF4129 domain-containing protein, with protein MPSLALLVLLTALPCAEREGLAQRLEETALRQPEQLPSAVDALVQGWGGLPPPSPEPGAAPVARAQQVARYLEQACALQDAPVPEGPEANARGAERLQEILNRPEFARARERNGDVLKRMLREVQAWLESLFESRSAQGFAVATRAVMLGIALAVVLFGLLRWRRIGPRAQSPHTDTWGEGAPSKLDPPPEHLGRARVALAHGNGREAIREGLFCLLSTLEQRGWARPDRVKTNRELAAELPGRGASSTLTRDVEQLLGWYDRAFYSLAPVTAAEATRFVDDVERLRGTLHPGTP; from the coding sequence GTGCCGAGTCTGGCCCTCCTCGTCCTGCTGACCGCGCTGCCGTGCGCCGAGCGCGAAGGCCTCGCGCAGCGGCTGGAAGAGACGGCCCTGCGACAGCCCGAGCAACTGCCCTCCGCGGTGGATGCGCTCGTCCAGGGATGGGGAGGACTCCCGCCGCCCTCCCCGGAGCCCGGCGCGGCCCCCGTCGCGCGAGCGCAACAAGTGGCGCGCTATCTGGAGCAGGCCTGTGCGCTCCAGGATGCCCCCGTGCCCGAGGGCCCCGAAGCGAACGCCCGCGGCGCAGAGCGGCTCCAGGAAATCCTGAACCGCCCCGAGTTCGCCCGCGCCCGCGAGCGCAACGGTGACGTGCTGAAGCGGATGCTGCGCGAGGTCCAAGCGTGGCTGGAGAGCCTGTTCGAGTCGCGCAGCGCCCAAGGCTTCGCGGTCGCGACCCGCGCGGTGATGCTCGGCATCGCGCTCGCGGTGGTCCTCTTCGGCCTGCTGCGGTGGCGAAGGATTGGCCCACGCGCGCAATCCCCGCACACGGACACCTGGGGCGAGGGGGCGCCAAGCAAGTTGGACCCTCCGCCCGAGCACCTCGGCCGGGCCCGCGTCGCGCTCGCGCACGGCAACGGTCGCGAGGCGATCCGCGAGGGCTTGTTCTGTCTGCTGTCCACGCTGGAGCAGCGCGGCTGGGCTCGGCCCGACCGAGTGAAGACCAACCGGGAACTGGCCGCGGAGCTTCCCGGACGTGGCGCCTCCAGCACGCTCACCCGCGACGTGGAGCAGCTCCTCGGCTGGTACGATCGAGCCTTCTACTCGCTGGCGCCGGTGACAGCGGCGGAAGCCACACGCTTCGTCGACGACGTCGAGCGCCTGCGCGGCACGCTGCACCCGGGGACGCCATGA
- a CDS encoding thiamine phosphate synthase: MPPLPRVLVISDWRLPRERLLAALARALDAGPDVAVQHRHPEAPAHLFLEEARLLAELCHARGRALFVNGRLDVALEVGAHLHLPASGPTPRDVRPALPPERWVSVAVHDADEARRAWGADLALVSPVFAPGSKPNDTRPPLGPEGFEAIARMLSCPALALGGMTPERARRVRAAAGVAVISAVLDAADPTQAARALGDACPPST; encoded by the coding sequence GTGCCTCCCCTGCCCCGCGTCCTCGTCATCTCCGACTGGCGCTTGCCGCGAGAGCGCCTGCTCGCGGCGCTGGCGCGAGCGCTGGACGCGGGGCCCGACGTCGCCGTGCAGCACCGCCACCCCGAGGCGCCCGCGCACCTCTTCCTGGAGGAAGCGCGGCTGCTCGCCGAGCTGTGCCACGCGCGAGGTCGCGCGCTGTTCGTGAACGGGCGATTGGACGTGGCGCTGGAGGTCGGTGCGCACCTGCACCTGCCGGCGTCCGGACCCACGCCTCGGGACGTGCGCCCCGCGCTTCCACCGGAGCGGTGGGTGAGCGTGGCCGTGCACGACGCGGACGAAGCGCGGCGTGCATGGGGTGCGGACCTCGCGCTGGTGAGCCCGGTGTTCGCTCCGGGCTCCAAGCCGAACGACACGCGTCCGCCGCTCGGCCCCGAGGGTTTCGAGGCGATCGCGCGGATGCTGTCGTGCCCCGCGCTCGCGCTCGGAGGGATGACCCCCGAGCGGGCGCGGAGGGTGCGGGCGGCCGCGGGCGTCGCGGTCATCTCCGCGGTGCTCGACGCGGCGGACCCCACCCAGGCGGCGCGAGCCTTGGGGGATGCGTGTCCACCCTCCACCTGA
- a CDS encoding thiazole synthase yields MSGIVDKPFTLAGVTFSSRLILGTGKYPSHDIMKRCHELSGTEMVTVAVRRLDLKATGEASLMNWIDRNRLRLLPNTALCYTADDAVRTCRLAEELGMSKWVKLEVLGDEKTLYPDVEETVKAARILVKEGFTVLPYTSDDPITARKLEDAGCAAVMPLAAPIGSGLGIRNPHNIRLIRETVKVPVIVDAGVGTASDAAIAMELGVDALLMNTAIAGAKDPVRMAVAMKKAVEAGRDAFLAGRIPRKAYGSASSPIEGLVE; encoded by the coding sequence ATGAGCGGCATCGTGGACAAGCCTTTCACCCTCGCGGGTGTGACCTTCAGCTCGCGCCTCATTCTCGGGACGGGGAAGTACCCCAGTCACGACATCATGAAGCGCTGTCATGAGCTGTCCGGCACGGAGATGGTGACCGTGGCCGTGCGGCGCCTGGACCTGAAGGCCACGGGCGAGGCGTCGCTGATGAACTGGATCGACCGCAACCGCCTGCGCCTCTTGCCCAACACGGCGCTCTGCTACACGGCGGACGACGCGGTGCGCACCTGCCGGCTCGCCGAGGAGCTGGGCATGAGCAAGTGGGTGAAGCTCGAGGTGCTCGGCGACGAGAAGACGCTCTACCCGGACGTCGAGGAGACGGTGAAGGCGGCCCGCATCCTGGTGAAGGAGGGCTTCACCGTGCTGCCCTACACGAGCGACGACCCCATCACCGCGCGCAAGCTGGAGGACGCCGGCTGCGCGGCGGTGATGCCGCTGGCGGCGCCCATCGGCAGCGGCCTGGGCATCCGCAACCCGCACAACATCCGCCTCATCCGCGAGACGGTGAAGGTGCCCGTCATCGTGGACGCGGGCGTGGGCACGGCCTCCGACGCGGCCATCGCCATGGAGCTGGGCGTGGACGCGCTGCTCATGAACACGGCGATTGCTGGCGCGAAGGACCCGGTGCGCATGGCCGTGGCGATGAAGAAGGCCGTGGAGGCGGGCCGCGACGCGTTCCTCGCCGGGCGCATTCCGCGCAAGGCCTACGGCTCCGCGTCCAGCCCCATCGAGGGGCTCGTCGAGTAG
- the thiS gene encoding sulfur carrier protein ThiS yields the protein MTVWVNGEAREVSEGTLLSSLLESLQIGGPGVAVEVNAEVVRRARHAEHSLHEGDRVEIVTFVGGG from the coding sequence GTGACGGTGTGGGTGAATGGCGAAGCGCGCGAGGTCTCCGAGGGCACGCTCCTGTCGTCGCTGCTGGAGTCGCTGCAGATCGGCGGTCCGGGAGTGGCCGTGGAGGTGAACGCGGAGGTCGTGCGCCGGGCTCGCCACGCCGAGCACTCCCTGCATGAGGGAGATCGCGTGGAGATTGTCACCTTCGTCGGTGGCGGGTAG
- a CDS encoding serine/threonine protein kinase, producing MPIPPPTRSPARTSILFSVGATSYELIRHLGSRGAGEVLLARRHYAEVPGGLVLIKRMRDPGHEHGREQLREETRLLMRLSHPAIPQVFLARVHAGALHLVTEYVEGHSLETLCSFAALRGQPLSEAFVAHVGAEVADALQHVHALEDEVGRPLGAVHRDVSPRTLRVDVHGRVRVSDFALAWTRLAPHALEAQGPRCGDVAYAAPEALAHQPVDGRADLYSLGVVLLELLTGLHLLDLEDVERAARTAAPSLGHAPPRAADLSWLPASEMALRMACLTEAHVESATRGLSTRMAAVLRRVLRREPEARFQSGAQLRDALCEVLEGLGRPYGHREASREVSWLRRALGPSERWAAELVEHGHGPCA from the coding sequence ATGCCCATTCCGCCACCCACTCGGTCTCCCGCCCGAACCAGCATCCTCTTCTCCGTCGGCGCCACATCCTACGAACTCATCCGCCACCTGGGCTCTCGCGGGGCGGGGGAGGTGTTGCTCGCGCGGCGGCACTACGCGGAGGTGCCTGGGGGGCTCGTCCTGATCAAGCGCATGCGCGACCCGGGCCACGAGCACGGACGCGAGCAGCTTCGCGAGGAGACGCGGCTGCTCATGCGCCTGAGTCACCCGGCCATCCCCCAGGTCTTCCTGGCGCGCGTCCACGCGGGCGCGCTCCACCTCGTCACGGAATACGTGGAGGGGCACTCGCTGGAGACGCTGTGCAGCTTCGCGGCGCTGCGCGGCCAGCCCTTGTCGGAGGCGTTCGTCGCGCACGTGGGCGCGGAGGTGGCGGACGCGCTCCAGCATGTCCACGCGCTCGAGGACGAAGTGGGGCGTCCCCTGGGCGCCGTGCATCGGGATGTCAGCCCGCGCACCCTCCGCGTGGACGTGCACGGACGGGTGCGGGTGTCCGACTTCGCGCTGGCGTGGACGCGGCTGGCGCCTCATGCGCTCGAGGCGCAAGGGCCCCGGTGTGGCGACGTGGCGTACGCCGCGCCGGAGGCCCTGGCGCATCAGCCCGTGGATGGACGGGCGGACCTCTACTCGCTGGGCGTGGTGTTGCTGGAGCTGCTCACGGGACTCCACCTCTTGGACTTGGAGGACGTGGAGCGCGCGGCTCGGACGGCGGCGCCTTCGCTCGGGCACGCGCCCCCACGCGCGGCGGACCTGAGCTGGTTACCGGCTTCGGAGATGGCCCTGCGCATGGCATGCCTCACGGAGGCGCATGTGGAGAGCGCCACGCGCGGACTGTCCACGCGCATGGCCGCCGTGCTGCGGCGGGTGCTGCGGCGCGAACCGGAGGCGCGGTTCCAGTCGGGCGCGCAGCTGCGGGACGCGCTCTGCGAGGTGTTGGAGGGACTGGGGCGGCCTTATGGCCACCGAGAAGCGTCCCGTGAGGTGTCCTGGCTGCGGCGGGCGCTGGGGCCTTCGGAGCGATGGGCCGCGGAGCTGGTGGAGCACGGGCACGGGCCTTGTGCCTGA
- a CDS encoding membrane dipeptidase has translation MVDVNELHRRWCIADGHADSLLWNRDLSVRSKEGHVDFPRLREAGVKLQCFTIVTRGFPFVGGFPVFAAWRGWPREARASEWSRALWQISRLEEAAARSDDTVRITTTGAALEDNLAQGRLSAVLGVEGGHAIEGQVDRLARLHERGVRFMGLTHLSNNELGGSSFPMMGNRGLTPLGHEVMAEMARLGLSVDVAHAAERTLEDLFAHPTVRFFCSHTGVRAAGGGWRNLTDASLRRIAERGGVVGVIFAPVYLGGDSVDDVVRHIEHAVDVMGEQGVGLGSDHDGMVPLPRGMRDVTDLHLITEALLRRHPEAWVERVMGENFRRYFRETLGG, from the coding sequence ATGGTCGACGTGAACGAGCTTCACCGGCGCTGGTGCATCGCGGACGGACACGCGGACTCCCTCCTCTGGAATCGTGACCTGAGCGTCCGTTCCAAGGAGGGCCACGTGGACTTCCCCCGCTTGCGCGAGGCCGGGGTGAAGCTCCAGTGCTTCACGATCGTCACGCGGGGCTTCCCCTTCGTCGGAGGCTTCCCGGTGTTCGCCGCGTGGCGCGGCTGGCCCCGCGAGGCGCGCGCCAGCGAGTGGTCCCGGGCGCTCTGGCAGATCTCCCGCTTGGAGGAGGCCGCCGCGCGCTCGGACGACACGGTGCGCATCACCACCACGGGCGCGGCCCTGGAGGACAACCTGGCGCAGGGGCGGCTGTCCGCGGTGCTGGGCGTGGAAGGGGGACATGCCATCGAGGGGCAGGTGGACCGGCTGGCGCGGCTGCATGAGCGGGGCGTGCGCTTCATGGGGCTGACGCACCTGTCCAACAACGAACTGGGGGGCTCCTCCTTTCCGATGATGGGCAACCGGGGGCTGACGCCGCTGGGCCACGAGGTCATGGCGGAGATGGCGCGGCTGGGTCTGAGCGTGGATGTGGCCCACGCCGCGGAGCGCACGCTGGAGGACTTGTTCGCGCACCCCACGGTGCGCTTTTTCTGCTCGCACACGGGCGTGCGCGCGGCGGGCGGGGGCTGGCGCAACCTCACGGACGCGTCCCTGCGGCGCATCGCGGAGCGCGGCGGTGTGGTGGGCGTCATCTTCGCGCCTGTCTACTTGGGGGGCGACTCAGTAGACGACGTCGTCCGCCACATCGAGCACGCGGTGGACGTCATGGGCGAGCAAGGGGTCGGACTCGGCTCGGACCATGACGGCATGGTGCCGCTGCCGCGCGGCATGCGCGACGTGACGGACCTGCACCTCATCACCGAGGCGCTGCTGCGGCGCCACCCGGAGGCGTGGGTAGAACGGGTCATGGGTGAGAACTTCCGCCGCTACTTTCGCGAAACGCTCGGCGGTTGA
- a CDS encoding TfoX/Sxy family protein gives MVATYPHLTELLEEASQRLPAVSRRRMFGCDALFANDAIYALVWKTGRIGLRFPEATAFDELMGRPGSAPWMAGPKTMSHWVLVPEAFHDEPEELTRWVRRAHALALASAGAPKTPARKKTAKKEARPAAKKAAPRGRVSGSARRAPSPGKA, from the coding sequence ATGGTCGCGACCTATCCCCACCTGACCGAACTGCTCGAAGAGGCCTCGCAGCGGCTGCCGGCAGTCTCGCGGCGCCGCATGTTCGGCTGTGACGCGCTGTTCGCGAACGACGCCATCTACGCCCTGGTCTGGAAGACGGGGCGCATCGGCCTGAGGTTCCCGGAGGCCACGGCCTTCGACGAGCTGATGGGCCGCCCGGGCTCGGCCCCCTGGATGGCGGGGCCGAAGACGATGTCGCACTGGGTCCTCGTCCCGGAGGCCTTCCACGACGAGCCCGAGGAACTCACCCGGTGGGTTCGGCGGGCCCACGCGCTCGCCCTCGCCAGCGCGGGTGCACCCAAGACGCCCGCGCGCAAGAAGACCGCGAAGAAGGAGGCTCGCCCCGCGGCGAAGAAGGCAGCGCCGCGCGGTCGGGTCAGCGGAAGCGCGCGCCGCGCCCCCTCGCCCGGCAAGGCGTGA
- a CDS encoding bZIP transcription factor, whose product MTINLTINVSDLPAATVSGASGDERVARLEQQLDALSRRNQQLTERHDELIRQMGNHISPFPAMGVDGFLSHFIIQIQFLKGEMAGKVISLAMPPATQTVSRGAPFIYKGPQANHQVPLELPSNCTLANNICEADFIAHPPEYFTPGQETVWMQILNLDSRMETEWGPMRIILGETLKREYPDIFRPSLGIAQSLGAKGFPARLFFNPYAIVETPFGAFRAIHGTLAYGRVTAFPPVGTPVSICECIPLEDVDDVRNAKSRVAGKVEPFARIISLSHPIDTPMQLTGGEAFNLIEHMIEQGIKPLANNG is encoded by the coding sequence ATGACCATCAATCTGACCATCAATGTCTCGGACCTTCCCGCGGCGACGGTGTCCGGGGCATCGGGTGACGAGCGCGTGGCGCGTCTGGAGCAACAACTGGACGCCCTGTCGCGTAGGAATCAGCAACTCACCGAGCGGCATGACGAACTCATCCGACAGATGGGCAATCACATCTCCCCATTCCCAGCCATGGGCGTGGACGGCTTCCTCAGCCACTTCATCATCCAGATCCAGTTCCTGAAGGGAGAGATGGCCGGCAAGGTCATCTCCCTGGCCATGCCCCCCGCCACGCAGACGGTGTCTCGCGGCGCGCCGTTCATCTACAAGGGGCCGCAGGCCAATCACCAGGTGCCCCTGGAGCTGCCCAGCAACTGTACGCTGGCGAACAACATCTGCGAGGCCGACTTCATCGCCCACCCGCCGGAGTACTTCACGCCGGGCCAGGAGACGGTCTGGATGCAGATCCTCAACCTGGACTCGCGCATGGAGACCGAGTGGGGCCCCATGCGCATCATCCTGGGCGAGACGCTCAAGCGCGAGTACCCCGACATCTTCCGCCCCTCGCTGGGCATCGCGCAGTCCCTGGGCGCCAAGGGCTTCCCCGCGCGGCTGTTCTTCAACCCGTACGCCATCGTGGAGACGCCCTTCGGCGCCTTCCGCGCCATCCACGGCACCCTGGCCTATGGCCGCGTCACGGCCTTCCCGCCCGTGGGCACGCCCGTCAGCATCTGCGAGTGCATCCCGCTCGAGGACGTGGATGACGTGCGCAACGCCAAGAGCCGCGTGGCCGGCAAGGTGGAGCCCTTCGCGCGCATCATCTCGCTGTCGCACCCCATCGACACGCCCATGCAGCTGACGGGCGGAGAGGCCTTCAACCTCATCGAGCACATGATCGAGCAGGGCATCAAACCACTGGCCAACAATGGCTGA
- a CDS encoding glutathione S-transferase family protein codes for MLTVHASPGAWGLASISPFCIKLESYLKMVGLPYRVVPADPRAAPKGKVPFIVDGNVRLGDSQFIIEYLKQNHGDPLDAKLGTAERALGHAVRRMLEEGTYFHSLHERWLDDEGWRVFSPVFRGLFPPFLRPFGFAIAGSVRRQMRRTLHGQGTGRHSREEIQAMARDDLSAVATLLGNKPFLLGDAPTSFDATVYAFVASVAAFPVDSSARRYVLAQDNLVKYQERFQQRFFQPTRLAA; via the coding sequence ATGCTCACCGTCCATGCATCACCGGGAGCCTGGGGGCTCGCCAGCATCAGTCCATTCTGTATCAAGCTGGAGTCCTACCTGAAGATGGTGGGGCTCCCCTATCGCGTCGTCCCGGCGGACCCGCGCGCGGCACCCAAGGGGAAGGTTCCCTTCATCGTGGATGGGAACGTGCGGCTGGGGGACTCGCAATTCATCATCGAGTACCTGAAACAGAATCATGGGGATCCGCTCGACGCGAAGCTGGGGACCGCCGAGCGCGCGCTAGGGCATGCGGTGCGACGCATGTTGGAAGAGGGGACCTACTTTCATTCCCTCCACGAGCGCTGGCTGGATGACGAGGGCTGGCGAGTCTTCAGCCCCGTGTTCCGCGGCCTCTTTCCTCCCTTCTTGCGGCCCTTCGGATTCGCCATCGCGGGCTCGGTGAGGCGGCAGATGCGGCGGACCCTGCATGGGCAAGGCACCGGCCGCCACAGCCGGGAGGAGATTCAGGCCATGGCGCGCGACGACCTCTCGGCGGTGGCGACCTTGCTGGGCAACAAGCCCTTCCTGCTGGGAGACGCGCCCACGTCCTTCGATGCCACCGTGTATGCCTTCGTGGCGAGCGTGGCCGCGTTCCCGGTGGACTCGTCGGCTCGGCGCTACGTCCTCGCGCAGGACAACCTGGTGAAGTACCAGGAGCGATTCCAGCAGCGCTTCTTCCAGCCCACGCGTCTGGCGGCGTAG